TTTGAGGAAGAGCAGTAGAAATCCGTTCCGTAATCCGCAGGTCCGTTCGCTTCTCGCAATGGTTGGACCACTTTCTATCGGCTATGGTGCAGTTTATATCAACCAAATGGTAGACAAAATCCTGGTATCCGGACTGGCGGATGGGACGGTCACTGCCATGAGCTATGCCGCTACACTTTCCAATCTGGTAGGGACACTGATTTGCTCCCTCTGCTCCGTGCTTTATGCCCATGTAACAGAATATATTTCGCAGGAAAAGGAACAGGCTGTGGCCCAACTGACAGAACGGGCGATTTTGGTTCTGGTGATTCTGCTGCTGCCTGTCACTGTGATCGCAGTAAGCCAGGCGGAAGACATAGTCCTGCTCATATATGGCCGCGGCGCATTTGACGCGGAAGCGGCGGCTATGACAGCCCAGGCATTGATGGGCTACAGCCTGAGTTTTATCCCTTTGGCGTTACGTGAGGTATATAGCCGGGTCCAATACGGATATCAGGACTCTAAGCACCCCGCGGTAAACAGTGTCATCGGCATCGCCTGCAATGTTACATTGAGCATTTTGCTTTGTCGAAAGTTCGGTGTATTTGGAGTGACCCTTGCCAGCAGCGTAGCCACCCTAGTAATCGGCATGCTGAATGTGCAGTCTGCTCGCCGGACCGCATCATTCCTGTCGTTGAAATCTCTTTGGAACTTAACACCGAACATATTGATAGGTGGAATCCTGTCCATCCTTTTGACGTGGGGCTGCAAGCAATGGCTTGCAGAACTGCCGCTGCTGATTCGGCTGTGCTTGACCACTTTCTTTGTGTTCTCTGGATATAGTGTTTTGGTCATCCCTGCGGTATGGAAAACCGGGCTTATCAAGCCATGTCATTTTTCGCGCAAACAAAGATGAGCAGGAAAAATATCGCTACTGAAGAGGAGCCTTCTATTAGCGGCTGGTAATTTTTATAGTCCGAGGAAGGACGCTCTGCAGAGATCAGAAAGAAAGCGGCGCGTCCCATATGCAGAGTAGCCTCTTTTTTGAGTGGTCTGCTAGCGCGCTCACGCTATGATTCTTTGCCTGTCCCCACTCAGCTTTTTTGGAGCCGTGCAGGCATTCTGCCTCGAATGCTGGCCTCAATTTGGGGCTATCTTCGCAGAAAGCAGTTGTATCTCTGTGTGCATTGCCACGGGCAACGAATATCAAATGAAGGGAATTATTTTATGTGTGGCATCAGTGGTTATCTGGATCTAGACCGTGGAGTGGATATTGGAATCTTGCGGCGTATGACGGATGTCATCCGTCACCGGGGGCCGGATGACGAGGGATATGCTTTGATTGGCCCCGGTGGGACATCTTTTTTCGGGGGGAACGATACAGTAAAAGGGCTGGAGGTCCCTCCGCTGGAAACTGCCGTGGGGACCGCTTCCTTTTTGGGATTTGGTCATCGCCGCCTGAGCATCTTGGATCTGAGCGTTGGTGGTCATCAGCCGATGTATTTGCCGGAACGGGATATCACCCTCATCTACAATGGGGAGTTATATAACTACATGGAACTTCGCGCCCAACTGGAAGCTCTGGGGTATACCTTCCACACCACCAGCGACACGGAAGTTTTACTGTATGCCTACTGCGAATGGGGTGAAGATTGTCTCACACAGTTCAACGGCATGTGGGGGTTTGCTTTGTGGGATGGACAGGAAAATAAGCTGTTTTGCGCCAGAGATCGGCTGGGAGCCAAACCGTTCCATTACTGGCGCCAGGGAAACCGTATCATGTTTGGATCAGAACTGAAGCAGCTTTGTCAGGATGGTGCCGTACAACGGCGGTTTGACACCTCTTATTTGGCAGCTAACCTGATATATCATATCAGTGATTATAACGATCAGACTCTGATTGAAGGCATGAAGACCCTCCGACCTGGCCATAAGCTTGTTGTGCAGCTGGGGGCCGGTCATAACACCATCGACTCCTTTACCATTTCTTCCTATTGGACGTTGCATGTTCATTATGATAACAGTAAAACCGAGGCGGAGTGGGTGCGGTTGGTGACAGAGGAGTTTTCCAGGTCTTGCCGCTGGCGTATGCGTAGCGACGCCCCCCTGGGGGCGCTTTTGTCCGGAGGGCTGGATTCCTCCTGCATGGTTACTGAGATGTGTTCGCAGATGGAAGACCCCTCACGGTTGCAAACGTTTACTACCAGTTATCCTGGTAACAACTCCTGTGACGAGTGGTTCTTTGCCGATCTTATCAACCGTTCCTGCGGCTGTACAGGTAACCAGATCCTACCGGATGCCGAGGACATTGAAAAGCGTTTTGAGAATTTGGTGTGGCATGTAGAAGGGAGCTGTGGACTCTCTCTTTTAGGCAGCAAATTTTTGTTGGATGAAATCAATCGCCGCGGCTATAAGGTGATTCTCAATGGCCAGTGTGGTGATGAATTGATGCTTGGCTACGAGCGTTATTATGCATTCTTTTTCGCATCCCTGATCAAGAGAAAGCAGTGGAAGACTCTGGTGTCAGAATTTCGTCAGGCCAGTCGCCATTCCAAATTATCTGTGAGAGATCTGGCCGCTTATGCGCTCTACTTTAATCAGCCAGTGGTGCGGGACTCACGGCAGCTTCATCGTGCCGGCCGGTTCATCAACCCCGACCTGTTAGACCAGCGCAATCGTGTGGAGTTGCGGGAGTTGCTGTATCCAAAAATACTGGAAAATCTCCAATACACGGAGTTGACGGCAACCCAGTTGACACATATTGTACGCTATGACGACCGGTTGTATATGTCGGCTTCAATTGAAAGCCGGATTCCTTTTATGGACTATCAGTTCGTGGAACTGTGCTGTCGGATTCCACCTGAGTACAAGATCAAAAATGGTTACACCAAGTATCTGATGCGGCAGGCATTTGACAGAAGAATGCCTCGGGAAGTTACCTGGCGCACGAATAAAATGGGCTTTGGAGCGCCTGTGACACAGTGGGGCAGGAGGTTTTCGCGGGATTATCTGTTGGCGTACATTGAGGATTGCCGTACAGAGAAGTACTTCAAAAAAGAGGCGCTTGCACAGATGGTAACCCGCAATCAAGCGGAACCGTCTATCTATGAATTTCTCGCGGTTGAACTTTTTGCACGGCAGTTTGATGTGTCATAAGTATGGGACATTACAGGGGAAAACTGCTTTGATATAGTTTTTCGGGTGGTGGAGGCTATTTCGCTTTTTGGTGCGAATATTGATATATATTCGCATCCGGACAAACAAGAGGGGAGATCCGCATGACCTGTGTTAAAAGTAAAAATAAGTTACTGACTACAGAAGTGTAGAAACAGAATTACAGGATGTCCTTAGCGGTAAAAAAGCAAAAAATGAGTGGCGCCTAGGAACTTTTGTTAATTGAAAATGGATATGAAAAGTTCCACGCTGGGGCGCTAAACAAACTCACGTCCTCCTGTGCGCACTCCGATAGCAGGAGTTGCTTACACTTGATTTTTTGCGCCATTTTATCCATTTTTCTATGACAAACACAAAATTAAAAAAATCTAGCCGAAAAATGGATTTGAAAAAATAGATGGCAGAAAGATATATTTGCCACTTTAAATTTCGGCCATAACGCTGTATAATTTGTTATATGATCGTAACCTAAATTAAGCGGGGAACGACACATAATGCAATTAGGAGCGTATGGGCAAGATGAATCATCTGCGAAAACAGATTCTCTTTTTGTGTGACAGTCTGATTTTAATTGTTTTTTCGACTTTTTTCTCGTGGTTTTCTCTGCGATATAATCTGACGGATGCAGTTGGACAATCCGTTCAGCTGATTCAAAATTTTGCGTTGCTTTATGCCTGCACAGTGCTTTTCCAACTTTTATTCCGCACGTATGACAGCCTTTGGCGGTACGCTGAGAGTAAGGAATACCTGTCGCTGCTCATGGCTGCATTTTGCGGATTTTTCCTCTACGAGGTCTTGAGCCGCATTTTTCTACAGAGCATAATTTCCTTTATGCTCCTGACTTGTGTGGCCAGCCTCTGGGTCTTGGGAATGCTGTTGCTGCGCTTTGCCTACCGTGTTTACCGCAGTCGGGTACTATTTAGTAAGGGCAGCCATCAAATCCCTGTGGCCATTGTCGGTGCAGGAGCAGCTGGCGTTCAGCTGCTGGATGAGCTCCAGAGCAATCCAGACAGCCGATACAGTGTGCAATGCTTTTTTGATGACGACCTTGGCAAGCTGGGAAAACGAATCCATGGCGTGGAAGTGAAGGGGACGATCAGCCAAGTGCAGGAGCGCCTGCGCGCGATGGATATTCAGGAGATCATTGTGGCGATTCCATCTGCGGGGGAAAACCGCCGCCACGAGATTTTACAGAAACTGTCCGGCCTCGAGCGGATCAAAATTTCTGTTTTGCCCAGTACACTGGACATGATCCGCCAAAAGCCGATGCGCTCTCAACTGCGCGAGGTCCGCATTGAGGACTTATTGGGCCGTGAGCCGGTGTACTTGGACCCAGCGCCTGTGGATGCATATCTCTCTGGAAAAACCGTATTGGTCACTGGAGGCGGCGGCTCTATCGGTTCAGAGCTGTGCCGACAGATTGTCAAGCACGATCCCAAAGAGCTGGTGATCGTGGATATCTATGAGAATAACGCCTATGATATTCAGCAGGAACTGCTGTACCAGTATGGTGGGCGGCTCAATCTGAAAGTGGAGATCGCTTCTATACGGGACAGGAGGCGGATGCGGCAGATCTTCGCTACATACCGGCCGGATGTGGTTTTTCATGCCGCTGCGCACAAACACGTGCCGCTTATGGAAAACAGCCCTCAGGAGGCGATCCGCAACAATGTATTTGGCACACTAAACCTCGTGCGGGCCGCGGATGAGTTCTGTGTTCAGAAGTTCCTGCTGATCTCCACAGACAAAGCGGTCAATCCCACCTCTGTAATGGGCGCCAGCAAACGGCTTTGCGAGATGATTCTTCAGTCCATGAAAGGACACAGCGGCACAGATTTCGTGGCGGTTCGATTCGGAAATGTCCTGGGCTCCAACGGCTCCGTAGTACCGCTGTTCCAGCGGCAGATCGCCGCGGGGGGACCGATCACGGTAACAGACAAGCGCATTATCCGTTATTTTATGACAATTCCGGAAGCTGCGCAGTTGGTGCTGCAGACCGGTGCCATGGCCCGGAAGAACGAGCTGTTTGTTCTGAATATGGGACAACCTGTAAAAATCCTGGATTTGGCGGAAAATATGATCAGACTCTCCGGGTATGTGCCGTATCGGGACATTGACATTGTGGAGACGGGGCTGCGGCCCGGCGAAAAGCTGTACGAGGAGCTGTTGATTGCCAGCCGGGACATTGAGCAGACGGAGAACAGCCAGATTTTTATCGAGCGGCAGCCGGCGATTACTCCCGGTGAGCTGAGAGAGAAGCTGGAGATTCTCCAGGAGGCCCTGGAGAAGGATGATTCCTCCTGCATTCGGGAGGCGCTGCACAGGGTTGTGCCAACTTTCCATGAGCCGGAAGAGGTGAACTGCGGGCAAGGCGCCGAGGTCCGCATTCCGCAACAGGCTGCTTTCAGATAAAGATCAGAATTTTCAAAAAACCGCCATGCGAAATGTCAGCGCATGGCGGTTTTTTCAGGACAGATTTCCTACACGATATAAGGAGAGTTCTATGACCAATCATTTTTCCCTTGCCAGATTCCTGCTCTGGATTCCTCCATTGCTCTGGTATCGAATCATTTGGGGATTTTCCGCCCAGACAGCGTCTGCCTCCGGGAAAGTATCTGATGGACTTCTGCATCGCATCTTAATTGTGCTGTCGCCTGCGTATGCCCGGTCCGAGGCCGATATTCAGGGGGCAGCTGTTGAGGTGCTCTCGTTTTTTGAGAGAAAAGCCGCCCACATGTTTTTGTATTTCCTTTTGGTCATCCTGTTGTTAGCGGCGCTTGCGCCCTTTGTCCGGAACATCCTGCGCCGGTCTGCTGCCGCGGGAGTTTTCTGTGCCGTCCTGGCAGCCCTGGATGAGATTCATCAGACGTTTGTTCCAGGGCGCAGTGGAGCTGCACGAGATGTGGCGGTCGATTTGGCGGGAGCCGCAATCGCGTATGGTATTTGGTTTCTACTGCGATGGGTAGGAGCCGCGCGAAGAGACCGGCGCCGGCTGTCTGCAATCCGAACATGGATGCCCGCAGGGATTGGCCTTCTCAGTGCCTGTATTCTGCCGCACCTTACACAATCCGCCTTCAGCCATCCGGTTTTTGAGCGCCTCTGTCAGCGGTTCCTGGAAAATTGGGAAACGCTTGACGCAGCCGGAAAGATCGCTGTATTAGAGGGGATCTCTCCTGTTATGAAGGAGATGTTATATGCGGGAACAGCGGGGCTGTTGGGGCTGATGACTATCCTGACGCTGGCAATGCGGGGATGGCCGCTGCTGCGCTCGATCACGGTATCGGTGTCAACTGCTGCGCTGGCAGCGGTCTTCTTTGCGGGGCTGCATAGTTGCTGCTTGATCCCGGGACTTTTATCTATAGCCATGAGTGTCCTTCTGGGAAGCATGGTTTGGGCCAGCTGCATTTTAATTGTGAAAAGCAAAGCGCTGCTTCTCCATAAAGAATTCCAGATGTAAGCACGAAGCCCCAACGGGCTTCGTGCTCTTTCAAATAAGCTTATAGTGCGGCCAGGGACCGCCAGATCGGAATCCGATCATATCAAACAGAATCAAGAGCGGGCCGGCCAACAGCAGCCATAAAAGCGCATATCTGAGACAAATCTGCCCCAAAAAATTGCCGAAAAGAGAAGTGTAATCCCAAAGCCCCAAACCAAGCCAGACATTGAAAACCAGCCCGGCGGTCAACTGGGAAACAATCAGCACGATCCCTCCCAAAACTGCCTGGAGCCACAGCGGAAATGTCCAGGGCATTCGTTCGTTGACAGCGTCCAAAGGGATACACAGGAGGGAGAATACGGCAAGATCGGTCCAATGGCAGTTTCCGGTCAAAAGAAGCTGTAAAGCGCAGAAAACGACTCCGCCGCAGAACCATCGGAATATATGCCAAAGCAGCTGCATGATACGTCCCCCTCAAAAAAATTATCCGTTTCCCATCCTCCCTGATTAGGCATGCACAATGCTGAACGCCGGAAACAACAGTTCCCATCCGGTATGCGGATGACGGAGCTCCTTGCCAAGGTATTCGTGAAGAACCTCGTGCGCGTGGCCACAAACTCAAGGCCAGTGGCCAATCGGAACTGCAGTATGGAGGATTTTTCGGGCAGCTCCGTTTGATTTCTCCAGTATGCGGACTGGCAACGTGATGTCGGAAACCTTGCGGGAAAGCGTCTTTAGATGAGCTGCATGGCTATATTTTGGCAGCGGCAAATGACAAGAGGCCATTGTTAGTTTATGCACATTACCGCAAAATAGAAGTCATTTCCGATTTTAGAAAAATTTATTACTCCATAGAGAAAACGTAGATTCTGCTGAACAGAGAAAGGCTCCGGACGGGTGGCCTTCATTCACTGTTTTCCGTGCCTGTCGTACTCTTGGGGACAGCAATCTTTCGGGGGTATGGCGCGAATGTGCCGCCGACTATCGGGTGACATTCCGGTTTTCAGAGTGTCGATTTCGCCGATGCCTTTTTCCGGGAGCGTACAGCCAGCTGCAATTTCTCCATGATGTTTTGGGGGCCGGATTTCCGGCGGACGGAGTCTTTTGTGGACGAAACGAGGGAGAAATCGGGCACATCCGCTGCGGGGGTTGGAGACAGTACGGTTATATCTACGAAAAAGAGAGGAGCCGTTTGGCTAAAATAGAAAAAATGGCGGAGGCCCTGGAAAAGAAGTTGATTTTTCTCCCTAAAAATGATAGTTTGTAAGAGAGCACGCAGAGAGGCGTGTGATTGCTTTCCACATTTCTGTGAACGAACACAGAATGGAGAGAAGTGTGCAAAACATGCGGCCCGCTCTCACGGGACCGCTGGAAAAATTCTGAGGCTTCACAAGGGGGAAATTCCAATGTTTGATTCCAACCACGTATTCCTGGGCATTGCACCTATCGGCTGGTGCAACGACGATATGCCGGAGCTGGGCGGGGAGAACACCTTCCAGCAGACCGTCAGCGAGATGGCACTGGCGGGCTTCACCGGCTGCGAGATCGGCAACAAGTATCCCAAGGATCCTGCCGAGCTGAAGAAGGCCCTGGACCTGCGCGGCATGCGCATCGCCAGCCGCTGGTACTCATCCTTCCTCCTGACCCGCCCCTTTGAGGAGGAGGAGAAGGACTTCATCGCCAACCTGGACTTCCTGGCTGCTGTGGGCGCCAACCGCATCAACGTCAGCGAGCAGAGCTACTCCATCCAGGGCAAGATGGACGTACCCGTGCTCACCGGCGGCCACAAGCATGTGATGGACGACGCCGAGTGGAAGCTCCTGTGCGACGGCCTGAACAAGCTGGGCAAGATCGCTGCGGACCGGGGCTTCAAGCTGTGCTTCCACCACCACATGGGCACCGTGGTCCAGACCAGCGAGGAGACGGACCGCATGATGGCCAACACCGATCCCCGGTATGTGTTCCTGTGCTATGACACCGGCCACTTCACCTTCGCCGGCGAGGACCCCCTGGCTATGCTGAAGAAGTACGTGGACCGGGTGGGCCACGTCCACCTGAAGGATATGCGGCTGCCCGTGGTGGAAGAGGCCCGGAAGAATGACTGGTCCTTCCTGCAGGCCGTCCGCAATGGCGCCTTCACCGTCCCCGGTGACGGCGACGTGGACTTCGATCCTGTGTTCAAGGTGCTGGCGGATGCCGGCTACCAGGGCTGGCTGCTGGTGGAGGCGGAACAGGATCCTGCCAAGGCCAATCCGCTGGAGTATGCCATGAAGGCACGGAAGTACATCCGGGAGCATACGGGACTCTAATTCGAAGGGGGACTGCGTCCCCCCTCGACCGCCCCCTCCCCAGTGACGTCGGTCACTGGGGACGCCGCCCAGGGCGGCTAAGTCAATGTATTTTCGGCAGGCGCATGTCCTGCCGAAAATGGTTGAAATGCATCGCGCCGCTGGCGCGAATGGAATTTGAGCAACAATCTTTATTTAGGAGATGACTCCAATGGCCTATATGAACAAGAACGCCGAGCTGAAGAACGGGTACAATGCCTATATTGACTCCTCTGTGGACGACATGGGCACCCAGATGGACGTGGGCCTGCTGCTGATGGAGGCGGGGGATACCTACGTCTATGAGGATGCCAAAAAAGAGGTGGCAATCCTCCTGTTTTCCGGCTCTGTCACCTATGAGTGGGACGGCAAGAAGGTGGAGGCCGACCGGCCGGACTGCTTCCACCACGATGCCTACTGCCTGCTGGCCGGCTGCGGCACGAAGGTGACCATCACCGCCAAGGCCCACAGTGAGCTGTATATCCAGGCCACTGTCAACGAGACGCCCTATGAGGCCGTCATGTACACCCCGGACAAGGTCCAGGTGGAGCACAAGGGCTTTGGCGGCGAGCTGATGGGCTGCATGTCCCGGGAGATCAAGACCTTCTTCGACCTGGACAACGCCCCCTTCTCCAAGATGGTCCTGGGCGAGGTGCTGAATCTGCCCGGCAAGTGGAGCTCCTATCCGCCCCACCACCATCCCCAGCCGGAGGTGTACTTCTACCGCTTCGACTATCCCGACGGCTTCGGCGCGGGCTTTGCCAACGGCGAGATCTTCAAGACGCAGCACAATGGCTGCGCCGTCATCAACCATGGCTTCCACTCCCAGACCGCCGCGCCGGGCTATGCCATGTGCTACGCCTGGGGCATCCGGCACCTGGAGGGGGATCCCTGGGACAAGACCCGCATCGACGATCCGGAGCACGCTTGGCTGTGGAAGGCCGATGCCAACGACCACATCTATCCCAATCACTGACAGGAGGTAATCACCCCATGAAAACCGTTCGTTTGACCATGGCGCAGGCTTTGGTCCGTTTCCTTGAGAACCAGTATATCGAAGTGGACGGCGAACAGAGCCGCTTCGTCCGCGGTGTATTCATCATCCCCGGCCACGGCAACGTGGTGGGCCTGGGCCAGGCCCTGAGCCAGGAGGCCAAGCACCTGGAGATCTGGCACGGCCAGAATGAGCAGGGCATGGCCCAGGCAGCCGTGGCCTTCGCCAAGCAGATGAAGCGCAAGCAGATTTGCGTGGCCACCTCCTCCGTGGGCCCCGGCGCGGCCAACATGGTCACCGCCTGCGGCACCGCCACCGCCAATAACATCCCCCTGTTGGTGCTGCCCGGCGACGTGTACGCCTGCCGCCAGCCGGACCCCGTGCTCCAGCAGGTGGAGCAGACCAACAACCTCTCCATCTCCACCAACGACGCCTTCAAGGCCGTCTGCCGCTACTGGGACCGCATCGTCCGGCCGGAGCAGCTGATGAGCGCCATGATCTCCGCTTTCCGGGTGCTGACGGACCCCGCCAACACCGGCGCCGTCTGCATCGCCATGCCTCAGGACGTGGAGGGCGAGGCCTATGACTATCCCGAGAGCTTCTTCAAGAAGCGCGTCTGGCGTCTGGAGCGCCGTCCCGCCACCGAGGCCGCTCTGGCCGACGCGGCGGAGGTCATCAAGAAGGCCAAGCGGCCCATTCTGGTCTGCGGTGGCGGCGTCCGTTACTCTGAGGCCCACGAGGAGTTCCGGGCCTTCGCAGAGGCCACCGGCATCCCCTTCGGCGAAACCCAGGCCGGCAAGAGCGCCATCGAGTGGACCCACCCCCTGAACCTGGGCGGCCTGGGCGTCACCGGCTGCTCCGCCGCCAACGATATTGCCAAGAAGGCGGACGTGGTCATCGGCGTGGGCACCCGCTACACCGACTTCACCACCGCCTCCAAGTGGCTGTTCAAGGACACCTGCAAGTTCGTCAACATCAATGTGTCCGAGTTCCAGGCCCTGAAGATGGACGCCGTGCCCGTGGTGGCCGACGCCAAGGATGCCCTGCCCCGCCTGCTGGCGAAGCTGGACGGCTACAAGGCTCCCTACACCACTGAGGTGTCCGCCGCCCGCGAGAAGTGGGCCAAGGAGCTGGAGCGCCTGGATCATATCACCTTTGAGGACAAGAAGAGCTGGAAACCCATCATCAACGACGCCAACGCCGACTCCGCCAAGCGGTTCGCCAAGGACCTGGACGCAGGCCTGTGCCAGACCACCGTGCTGGGCGCCATCAACGCCATGATGAGCGAGGGCGACGTGGCTATCGGCGCCGCCGGCTCCCTGCCCGGCGACATGCAGCGGATGTGGCGGCCCACCGGCATCGACTGCTATAACATGGAGTACGGCTACTCCACCATGGGCTATGAGATCGCCGGTGCCCTGGGCGTGAAGCTGGCCATTGGCGACAAGCGGGAAGTCTACGCCATGTGCGGTGACGGCAGCTTCAACATGCTCCACGGCGAGCTGGTCACCGCTGTTATGGAGCGCAAGAAGATCAACATCTGCCTGTTCGATAACGCCTCCTTCGGCTGCATCAACAACCTGCAGGTGGGCCACGGCAACGTGACGCTCTGCACGGAGCTGCGGTACCGCAGCAAGGACGGCCTGTTCGGTGACTTCCTGAACATCGATTACGCCAAGGTAGCGGAGGGCTACGGCTGCAAGAGCTACTCCATCCGCACCATGGAGGAGCTGGCGGCGGCCTTCGAGGACGCCAAGAAGGTGAAGGACCGCCCGGTGCTGTTCGACATCAAGGTGCTGCCCAAGACCATGACCGACGGCTACGGCTCCTGGTGGCGCGTGGGCGACACGGAGGTGTCCGAGCGGCCGGAGAACCTGGCGGCCTATCAGGATCACCTGGACCACGTGAGGGACGCCCGGAAGTATTGATCCTCTCAAGGGGGAGCTTGCTCCCCCTCGACCTCCCTACCACCAGTGACATCGGTCACTGGTGAACGGCGCCCCAGGCGCCTGGGGCGGGGAATTTTCGGCAGGCGCATGTCCTGCCGAAAATGATTGAAAGATCTTCTTTCGCCGCTGGCGAAAGAACTGGGAAAACACTTGGTTTCCCCAAGTCCCTTTCCTGCGGGTATCGAAAGAGGAGGAGATTCGTTTGAATTGTCCTTTTTGCGGCGCGGAAATGGGGAGCGGCGCTTTGCAAAGCAACTATGGAATCTATTGGCTGCCAAAGCCTCGGAAAGCCGGACCACCGGACTTGTCTAAGGATGCAGAGCATTTGAGCAGGCAGGATACCCCGCTTATTACGCCACCTTATATCCCAGCCTCCCGCTGTACCAAGTGCCGGAAGATTATTCTTGATTACTGAGCTGCCGCCCCGGTCGGCACGTCTATGACCGTCCGGGCCACGGTGCGGCGGGCGGTTGATAACCGCCCCTACAGGAAGATCTCCGGGCTTTCCCGAACTGCCAGGAGAGCGGCAGCGAAAAGCGGCGCAGGATGTATCCCTGACTTCCCCGGGCTGGTGGTTTCCCCAAGGGTAGCGCGTTTCCGTCCCTGACTGCCGCAAGGGACCGTCAACCATCCCCCGCCGGCGGCAGGAGGTCTGCGCCTGCGCAGACCGACCCGCCGAACATGTTTTCTTTTCCACCGGGCGCGGCGCATTTTCTTTTTGATGTCTCAAAAAGAAAATGGGGGGCGCATCTGCCAGACATCATCATAGCTGCCTTTCCCCGCTGAAACGGGCGGCCTTACAACTGCATATCCTCATTTTCAAATAAAGGAAGGTACACAATCATGGATAAGGTTCTGAAAATCGGCATCATCGGCTGCGGCGCCATCGGCAAGGATCACTGCCGCCGCATTATCGAGACGGTCCCCGGCGCCACGGTCGTGGCCGTCAGCGACTATGTGGCTGCTGCCGCCGACGAGACTGCCGCCAAGTACGGCATCAAGTCCTATGGCAACGACTGCGACGGCATGATCAAGGACCCTGAGGTGGAGGCCGTGGTCATCACCTCCATCGATCCTACCCATCACGACTACGTCATGAAGACTCTGGCAGAGGAGAAGTGGTGCTTCTGTGAGAAGCCCCTGAGCCAGAACGCCAAGGACTGCGAGGAGATCATCCGCCGGGAGCAGGAGATCGGCAAGCGGCTGGTGCAGGTGGGCTTCATGCGCCACTATGATCGGGGCTACGCTGAGATGAAGCGGATCATCGCCTCCGGCGAGCTGGGCAAGCCCCTCATCATCAAGGCCTGCCACCGCAACGTCTCCCAGGGCCCGGGCTTCAAGACCGAGAACGGTGTCACCAACGTCGCCATTCACGAGCTGGACATCTGCCGCTG
This DNA window, taken from Dysosmobacter welbionis, encodes the following:
- a CDS encoding 5-deoxy-glucuronate isomerase, with product MAYMNKNAELKNGYNAYIDSSVDDMGTQMDVGLLLMEAGDTYVYEDAKKEVAILLFSGSVTYEWDGKKVEADRPDCFHHDAYCLLAGCGTKVTITAKAHSELYIQATVNETPYEAVMYTPDKVQVEHKGFGGELMGCMSREIKTFFDLDNAPFSKMVLGEVLNLPGKWSSYPPHHHPQPEVYFYRFDYPDGFGAGFANGEIFKTQHNGCAVINHGFHSQTAAPGYAMCYAWGIRHLEGDPWDKTRIDDPEHAWLWKADANDHIYPNH
- the iolE gene encoding myo-inosose-2 dehydratase; protein product: MFDSNHVFLGIAPIGWCNDDMPELGGENTFQQTVSEMALAGFTGCEIGNKYPKDPAELKKALDLRGMRIASRWYSSFLLTRPFEEEEKDFIANLDFLAAVGANRINVSEQSYSIQGKMDVPVLTGGHKHVMDDAEWKLLCDGLNKLGKIAADRGFKLCFHHHMGTVVQTSEETDRMMANTDPRYVFLCYDTGHFTFAGEDPLAMLKKYVDRVGHVHLKDMRLPVVEEARKNDWSFLQAVRNGAFTVPGDGDVDFDPVFKVLADAGYQGWLLVEAEQDPAKANPLEYAMKARKYIREHTGL
- a CDS encoding PF20097 family protein; this encodes MGSGALQSNYGIYWLPKPRKAGPPDLSKDAEHLSRQDTPLITPPYIPASRCTKCRKIILDY
- the iolD gene encoding 3D-(3,5/4)-trihydroxycyclohexane-1,2-dione acylhydrolase (decyclizing), encoding MKTVRLTMAQALVRFLENQYIEVDGEQSRFVRGVFIIPGHGNVVGLGQALSQEAKHLEIWHGQNEQGMAQAAVAFAKQMKRKQICVATSSVGPGAANMVTACGTATANNIPLLVLPGDVYACRQPDPVLQQVEQTNNLSISTNDAFKAVCRYWDRIVRPEQLMSAMISAFRVLTDPANTGAVCIAMPQDVEGEAYDYPESFFKKRVWRLERRPATEAALADAAEVIKKAKRPILVCGGGVRYSEAHEEFRAFAEATGIPFGETQAGKSAIEWTHPLNLGGLGVTGCSAANDIAKKADVVIGVGTRYTDFTTASKWLFKDTCKFVNINVSEFQALKMDAVPVVADAKDALPRLLAKLDGYKAPYTTEVSAAREKWAKELERLDHITFEDKKSWKPIINDANADSAKRFAKDLDAGLCQTTVLGAINAMMSEGDVAIGAAGSLPGDMQRMWRPTGIDCYNMEYGYSTMGYEIAGALGVKLAIGDKREVYAMCGDGSFNMLHGELVTAVMERKKINICLFDNASFGCINNLQVGHGNVTLCTELRYRSKDGLFGDFLNIDYAKVAEGYGCKSYSIRTMEELAAAFEDAKKVKDRPVLFDIKVLPKTMTDGYGSWWRVGDTEVSERPENLAAYQDHLDHVRDARKY
- a CDS encoding Gfo/Idh/MocA family protein, which codes for MDKVLKIGIIGCGAIGKDHCRRIIETVPGATVVAVSDYVAAAADETAAKYGIKSYGNDCDGMIKDPEVEAVVITSIDPTHHDYVMKTLAEEKWCFCEKPLSQNAKDCEEIIRREQEIGKRLVQVGFMRHYDRGYAEMKRIIASGELGKPLIIKACHRNVSQGPGFKTENGVTNVAIHELDICRWLLDDEYEDVQCVKVRQSSNSDKGYDNPQVMLMRTKKGCFIDVEVQVADGYGYDIQCEVVCENGTVKLPDPYAVVCRSRPAGWDSVKPAESMPIMTDWKERFIEAYDIEFCKWVESVHAGKLTGPSSWDGYVACVAGDALNASRGTSQFLKVETMEKPEMYK